The genomic segment CCAGAGGCCGGCGGCCAGGGTCATGGTCGTGCTGCCGAAGCCGGACAACAGGGAGATCAGCACGAAGAGGACCGCGTTGCGCCGCATGGACTCACATACTTCAGAGTTGAGCGGCAATCTGTCAACGTTGTGGTGACGCGGCCTCCAGCGCGGCCCGCAGCCGGTCAACGGCCGCCCGAGTGGGCGCCGGCAGCGGGGCCGCGGCCTCGGCAAGGTCGGCGATCACCGCTTCGGCCAGGGCGAACAGGGCCCCGCCGGCCGCTGCGGGCACGGCGGCCAGAGTCTCGCGAACCAGCACGGCCCGCGTGAAGCGCCGGTCCCAGCGGCGGTCCGCCCCGACGCGTCGGTGCAGCTCGAGGGCCGCTTGGCGCAGCGTGTCAAAGGCTTTCCCGTACGCATCGACCACCACCGGCGGCACTGCCGCCACCAGACGGAGCCGGCGCTGCTCGGCGGCCTGCCGGCTGCCCAGCCCGAGCGCGGCGGCGATCTCGCCCCAGGTCGCGCCATCACGCCGGGCCCGGTCGATCAGCTCGAGCTCCTCGGCGTCGAGCCGGGCCCGGGCGGCGGGTACAGCTCTCAGCTTTTCCAGGTCGGGCACCGCCTCAGCTTAGCCTCGTTGTCAATGATTCGTTGACAACAGGAAAAGGTAGATCTGAGCCCGGACTGCGATGAGGGCGGTCAGCGGAGGGATTTGAGCAGCGCGATGTCGGCCGCGTGGCCCTCGTGCTCGACCGTGGGCGTCTCCACGATGACGGGCACGCCGGCCGTGGCCGGGTGGGTCATCAGCTCGGCGAACGCGGCCGTGCCGATGCGGCCCGCGCCGATCGTCTCGTGACGGTCGCGGGTGGAGCCGCAGTCGTCCTTGGAGTCGTTCGCGTGGATCAGTCTGACGCGGTCGCGGCCGACCGTGGCGACCAGCGCGTCCAGCGTCGCGGTCATGCCGCCGGGGGTGGCCAGGTCGTGCCCGGCAGCCCAGGCGTGACAGGTGTCGAAGCAGACGCCCAGGCCGGGGTGGTTCTCCACCGCGTCCAGGTAGCGCTCGAGGTCCTGCACCTTGGAGGCCAGGCTGCGCCCGCCCCCGGCGCTCGGCTCGACCAGCAGCTGGGGCATTCCCGGGCGCTCCAGCAGCGGCAGCAGCACCTCGTGCAGCTGGTGGAACGCCTTGTCCTCGTGGGCTTCGTCGACCGAGCTGCCGGCGTGGAAGACCACAGCGGTCGCCCCGATGGCCTGGCCCCGTTCGAGCGCGTGGGCCAGCACGGCCGCCGACTTCTCCACGGTCAGCTCGGTCGGCGAGCCCAGGTTCACGAGCAGCGAGGCGTGGATGTACGCCGGGATCGCGCGTTCGCCGATGCCGTCGCGGAACAGCACGTCCTGCTTCGGGTCGCCGGGCGGCAGGGCCCAGCCGCGCGAGTTCGAGACGTACACCTGCAGCGTCTCGGACCCGGCGGCGTCCACGTACGGCAGGGCGGCCTTGGCCAGCCCGCCCGACGTCTTGGTGTGCGAACCGATCCGGCGATCGGACGGACTCAGAAGCACTGGAGGGCGACCTCGGACTGGGGCGCGACCTGGCTGTTGGGGCCCGGCTGCTGGCTGCGGACGACGGCGTTGGGGTTGAAGTCGATCCGGACGCGCAGCCCCTGGCCCTCCAGCGTGGCCTTGGCCTGCTGGCACGGCTGGTTGGTCAGGTCGGGCACGACGACGAACGGCGGGCCCTTGCTGACGTCGAGGGTGACCGTGTCGTCCTTGGTGGCGCCGGTGTTCGGCTTCGGGTTCTGCCCGATGACCGTGTCGGCCGGCTGGTCGCTGTCCTTGTAGACCTCGGCCGCGGTCAGCCCCAGCCGGGCCAGTTCGGCGCGGGCGTCGTTGATGTTCTTGCCGGTCAGGTCGGGCACCCGGATCGGGGCCCGGCCCTTGCTGAGCACGACGGTGATCGTCGCGCCCCGCTTGAGCTGCGTGCCCTCCTTGGGGTCGGAGGCGATCACTGCACCCTCGGGCACGGTGTCGCTGTACTGCCCCGCGCCCTCCTTGAGCTTGAGGTTGAGCTGCTCCAGCTCGCCCCGCGCGGCCGTCAGCTCGAGGCCGGCCAGGTCGGGAACGGCGAAGCGTTCCGGGCCGAGCGACAGGTTGACCGTGAGCACGCCGCCCTTGACGATCCGCTCGGTGGCCGGCGGGTCCTGCGAGACGACAGTGTCCTTGGGCACGGTCTCGCTGTAGGCGCCATCGCCGTAGAAGAGCTCGAAGCCGTGCTGCTGCGCGTACAGCTCGGCCTGGGCCTTGGTCATGTTGACCATGGGCGGCGCGTCGGTGTAGCGGCCCAGGGTGACCCACCAGGTGCTGCCGATGACGACCAGCACCATCACGGCCACGGCCGCGCTGAGCAGGATGCGGCGCCGGTCGGTGCCGCCGCGCAGCGAGCGCGACTTCGACCGGGGCATGCGGCCCGCGGTGTATTCCTGGCCACGGGGGGCCTGGTTGGGCAGGCGGGCCCAGTTCGGACGGTCGCCCGCGCCGACGGCGGGCACCACGGTGGTGGCGTCGGTGACGGCGCCGCGGGCGGGCGGCACCTGGCGCAGCAGCGCGGTCTCGACGTTGGCCGCGCCCAGGTCGTCGCGCACCGTCTGCACCTCGGCCAGCAGCGCGCCGGCGTCGGTGGGGCGGGCCCCCGGGTCGCGGCGGGTGGCCCGGGCGGTCAGGTCGTCGAGCACCGAGGGCAGGCCCTTGACGATGCTGGACGGGGCGGGGACGTCGTTGTCGACGTGCTCCCAGGCGACCGCGACCGGGTCGTCGCCGTCGAACGGCACCCGGCCGGTCAGCATCTCGAACAGCACGATGCCGGCCGAGTAGACGTCCGTACGGGCGTCGGCGCGGCCCTCGGTGAC from the Paractinoplanes abujensis genome contains:
- a CDS encoding deoxyribonuclease IV produces the protein MLLSPSDRRIGSHTKTSGGLAKAALPYVDAAGSETLQVYVSNSRGWALPPGDPKQDVLFRDGIGERAIPAYIHASLLVNLGSPTELTVEKSAAVLAHALERGQAIGATAVVFHAGSSVDEAHEDKAFHQLHEVLLPLLERPGMPQLLVEPSAGGGRSLASKVQDLERYLDAVENHPGLGVCFDTCHAWAAGHDLATPGGMTATLDALVATVGRDRVRLIHANDSKDDCGSTRDRHETIGAGRIGTAAFAELMTHPATAGVPVIVETPTVEHEGHAADIALLKSLR
- a CDS encoding Stk1 family PASTA domain-containing Ser/Thr kinase, coding for MDTTVADTLIGTTIDGRYRITGRVARGGMATVYTATDERLERTVALKIIHPSQATNAHFVDRFTDEAKTIARLTHPNVVAVYDQGRHQGLPYLVMEYVQGRTLRDLLTQRRRLNPVEALAIGEQMLAAIAAAHRAGLVHRDVKPENVLVAEAPSGGVANLVDSVVKVADFGLARAVEASSADEGGQLMATVAYVAPELVTEGRADARTDVYSAGIVLFEMLTGRVPFDGDDPVAVAWEHVDNDVPAPSSIVKGLPSVLDDLTARATRRDPGARPTDAGALLAEVQTVRDDLGAANVETALLRQVPPARGAVTDATTVVPAVGAGDRPNWARLPNQAPRGQEYTAGRMPRSKSRSLRGGTDRRRILLSAAVAVMVLVVIGSTWWVTLGRYTDAPPMVNMTKAQAELYAQQHGFELFYGDGAYSETVPKDTVVSQDPPATERIVKGGVLTVNLSLGPERFAVPDLAGLELTAARGELEQLNLKLKEGAGQYSDTVPEGAVIASDPKEGTQLKRGATITVVLSKGRAPIRVPDLTGKNINDARAELARLGLTAAEVYKDSDQPADTVIGQNPKPNTGATKDDTVTLDVSKGPPFVVVPDLTNQPCQQAKATLEGQGLRVRIDFNPNAVVRSQQPGPNSQVAPQSEVALQCF